The proteins below come from a single Agromyces flavus genomic window:
- a CDS encoding formylglycine-generating enzyme family protein yields the protein MGLTELVELPGGTFLMGSDRHYPEEAPQHERRVDPFAIERHPVTNAQFAEFVETTGCVTVAERELDPAEFAGADPAELVPGSLVFTPTAGPVDLNDWRQWWRWVPGAQWRHPFGPGSSIDDRLDHPVVHVSFADAAAYAEWAGRRLPTEAEWEYAARGGLDGAEYAWGDERMPRGEVLANTWLGDFPYRNEGWGGTSPVGSYPPNGYGLVDVIGNVWEWTADAFAPRHLPPGSASVDRGERRDLLAGVPASQAMRVTKGGSHLCAPEYCRRYRPAARSAQAEDSATTNLGFRCAR from the coding sequence GTGGGCCTCACCGAACTCGTCGAGCTGCCGGGCGGCACGTTCCTGATGGGTTCCGACCGGCATTACCCCGAGGAGGCGCCGCAGCACGAGCGCCGCGTCGACCCGTTCGCGATCGAACGGCACCCTGTGACCAACGCGCAGTTCGCCGAGTTCGTCGAGACCACCGGGTGCGTCACCGTGGCGGAGCGCGAACTCGACCCGGCGGAGTTCGCCGGCGCCGATCCGGCCGAGCTCGTGCCGGGCTCGCTGGTCTTCACGCCCACCGCCGGGCCCGTCGACCTGAACGACTGGCGGCAGTGGTGGCGCTGGGTGCCGGGCGCCCAGTGGCGCCATCCATTCGGCCCCGGGTCGTCGATCGACGACCGGCTCGACCACCCGGTCGTGCACGTCTCCTTCGCCGACGCCGCAGCCTACGCCGAATGGGCCGGTCGGAGGCTGCCCACCGAAGCCGAGTGGGAGTACGCGGCACGCGGGGGGCTCGACGGCGCCGAATACGCCTGGGGCGACGAGCGGATGCCGCGGGGCGAGGTCCTGGCCAACACCTGGCTCGGCGACTTCCCCTACCGCAACGAGGGTTGGGGCGGCACGTCGCCGGTCGGGTCGTATCCCCCGAACGGCTACGGGCTCGTCGACGTGATCGGCAACGTGTGGGAGTGGACCGCGGACGCGTTCGCGCCCCGTCACCTGCCGCCCGGCTCGGCATCCGTCGATCGCGGCGAGCGCCGCGATCTGCTGGCGGGCGTCCCGGCCTCGCAGGCCATGCGCGTCACCAAGGGCGGGTCGCACCTCTGCGCGCCCGAGTACTGCCGCCGTTACCGTCCGGCGGCGCGGTCCGCGCAGGCCGAGGACTCCGCCACGACCAACCTCGGGTTCCGGTGCGCACGCTGA
- a CDS encoding catalase, whose protein sequence is MSNPTTPPVTTTQTGTPVSSDAHSLTIGADGATVLHDRYLVEKLAQFNRERIPERIVHAKGGGAFGRFEVTADVSAYTRAAVFQPGAESETLLRFSSVAGEQGSPDTWRDVRGFSLKFYTTEGNYDIVGNNTPVFFIRDGIKFPDFIHSQKRLPGSGLRDADMQWDFWTLSPESAHQVTYLMGDRGLPKSWREMQGYGSHTYQWINAAGEQFWVKYHFRSQQGDLHLDAATAEAIAGADADFYRRDLYEAIERGEFPKWDLFVQVMPYEDAKTYRFNPFDLTKVWPHADYPLIPVGTLTLDRNPQNFFAEIEQAAFSPANTVPGIAISPDKMLMARVFSYPDAHRYRVGTNYNQLPVNAPHAASVHNYSQDGASRYHFGAPTAPVYAPNSFGGPVASPDVAGEGGWEADGELVRTAYTLRADDSDFGQAGTLYRDVYSVEAKVRFLETLSGQAHAISIDEIRERFFQYWTNVDAELGAALRAAYAAGLNADAPQQPEADEEDAAAA, encoded by the coding sequence ATGTCGAACCCCACGACCCCGCCCGTCACCACGACGCAGACCGGAACGCCGGTGTCGAGCGACGCGCACTCGCTCACGATCGGCGCCGACGGCGCCACGGTGCTGCACGACCGGTACCTCGTCGAGAAGCTCGCGCAGTTCAACCGCGAGCGCATTCCCGAGCGCATCGTGCACGCGAAGGGCGGCGGCGCCTTCGGCCGCTTCGAGGTCACGGCGGATGTCTCGGCGTACACGCGCGCGGCCGTGTTCCAGCCGGGTGCCGAGTCCGAGACGCTCCTGCGCTTCTCGTCGGTCGCCGGTGAGCAGGGCTCGCCCGACACGTGGCGGGACGTCCGCGGCTTCTCGCTGAAGTTCTACACGACCGAGGGCAACTACGACATCGTCGGGAACAACACCCCGGTGTTCTTCATCCGCGACGGCATCAAGTTCCCCGACTTCATCCACTCGCAGAAGCGCCTGCCGGGCTCGGGCCTGCGCGACGCCGACATGCAGTGGGACTTCTGGACGCTCTCGCCGGAGTCGGCCCATCAGGTCACCTACCTCATGGGCGACCGGGGCCTGCCGAAGTCGTGGCGTGAGATGCAGGGCTATGGCTCGCACACCTACCAGTGGATCAACGCGGCCGGCGAGCAGTTCTGGGTCAAGTACCACTTCCGCTCGCAGCAGGGCGACCTGCACCTGGATGCCGCGACCGCCGAGGCCATTGCCGGCGCCGACGCCGACTTCTACCGCCGCGACCTGTACGAGGCGATCGAGCGCGGCGAGTTCCCGAAGTGGGACCTCTTCGTGCAGGTCATGCCCTACGAGGACGCGAAGACCTACCGCTTCAACCCGTTCGACCTCACCAAGGTGTGGCCGCACGCCGACTACCCGCTGATCCCGGTCGGCACGCTCACGCTCGACCGCAACCCGCAGAACTTCTTCGCCGAGATCGAGCAGGCGGCCTTCTCACCGGCCAACACCGTCCCGGGGATCGCGATCAGCCCCGACAAGATGCTCATGGCGCGCGTCTTCAGCTACCCCGACGCGCACCGCTACCGCGTCGGCACGAACTACAACCAGCTGCCGGTGAACGCGCCCCACGCGGCATCCGTGCACAACTACTCTCAGGACGGCGCGTCGCGCTACCACTTCGGTGCGCCGACGGCGCCGGTGTATGCGCCGAACTCGTTCGGCGGCCCGGTGGCGTCGCCGGATGTCGCGGGCGAGGGTGGCTGGGAGGCCGACGGCGAGCTCGTCCGCACGGCGTACACGCTCCGCGCGGACGACTCCGACTTCGGCCAGGCGGGAACGCTCTATCGCGACGTGTACTCGGTCGAGGCGAAGGTGCGTTTCCTCGAGACCCTCTCGGGGCAGGCGCACGCGATCTCGATCGACGAGATCCGCGAGCGGTTCTTCCAGTACTGGACGAACGTGGACGCCGAGCTGGGCGCTGCGCTGCGTGCGGCGTACGCGGCGGGCCTGAACGCCGACGCACCGCAGCAACCGGAGGCCGACGAGGAGGACGCCGCGGCGGCCTAG
- a CDS encoding Fur family transcriptional regulator, which yields MTSDAPLESADAHLRAAGLKVTAPRLAVLDAVTGNGHLDADAVHERVVASLPGVSLQSIYNVLGALSATGLLRRIEPAGSPALYESRIGDNHHHVVCTRCHVVADIDCVIGEPPCVVPSDTGGFAIHTAEVTFWGLCADCQRQVSG from the coding sequence ATGACGAGCGACGCCCCCCTCGAGTCGGCCGACGCGCACCTGCGCGCCGCCGGGCTCAAGGTGACGGCGCCCAGGCTCGCCGTGCTCGACGCGGTCACCGGCAACGGGCACCTCGACGCCGATGCCGTGCACGAACGCGTCGTCGCGTCACTGCCCGGCGTCTCGCTGCAGTCCATCTACAACGTGCTCGGCGCGCTCAGCGCGACAGGCCTCCTTCGCCGCATCGAGCCGGCCGGCTCGCCCGCGCTGTACGAGAGCCGCATCGGCGACAACCACCATCACGTCGTGTGCACGCGCTGCCACGTCGTCGCCGACATCGACTGCGTGATCGGCGAGCCGCCGTGCGTCGTGCCATCCGACACGGGCGGCTTCGCCATCCACACCGCAGAGGTCACCTTCTGGGGTCTCTGCGCCGACTGCCAGCGGCAGGTCTCCGGCTAG
- a CDS encoding prolipoprotein diacylglyceryl transferase, which yields MYPTLDSFWSALPAIDTHGVFVALGLAAGGLVFLVEQRRRGVADPRIPALLAGTLLGAAVFSRLGTWAQHLDPRENLTLIEQLARGNASILSALVGAWLGLHVAKRLTGYRERTGDLFAPAVAVALAIGRVGCFLTERPGTPTGADWGLIVAPEAAARLGVPAAVPLHPSFLYEIAFHAAAFCVLWLWLRRTRIAPGELLTLYIGAYAVFRFWVEFVRGNDVAWIGLTRPQLFLLVTIPLFVARIVWLIARGRFLERTAPDQANHVLHQQQDIDEGRTVGGAGNG from the coding sequence GTGTATCCGACGCTCGACTCGTTCTGGAGCGCACTCCCCGCGATCGACACGCATGGGGTCTTCGTCGCCCTCGGGCTGGCGGCCGGCGGACTCGTGTTCCTCGTCGAGCAGCGGCGCCGTGGGGTCGCCGACCCGCGGATCCCGGCCCTCCTCGCGGGGACCCTGCTCGGCGCCGCCGTGTTCTCGCGCCTGGGCACGTGGGCCCAGCACCTCGACCCTCGCGAGAATCTCACGCTCATCGAGCAGCTCGCGCGCGGCAACGCATCGATCCTGAGTGCGCTGGTGGGGGCGTGGCTTGGTCTGCATGTCGCCAAGCGCCTCACCGGGTATCGGGAGCGCACCGGCGACCTCTTCGCGCCGGCCGTCGCCGTCGCCCTCGCCATCGGCCGAGTCGGGTGCTTCCTCACCGAGCGTCCGGGCACGCCGACCGGTGCCGACTGGGGCCTGATCGTGGCGCCGGAGGCGGCCGCCAGGCTCGGCGTGCCCGCGGCGGTGCCGTTGCACCCGAGCTTCCTGTACGAGATCGCCTTCCACGCGGCTGCGTTCTGCGTGCTGTGGCTGTGGTTGCGTCGGACGCGGATCGCGCCGGGGGAGCTCCTGACGCTCTACATCGGCGCGTACGCGGTCTTCCGGTTCTGGGTCGAGTTCGTGCGTGGCAACGACGTGGCGTGGATCGGCCTGACCAGGCCGCAACTGTTCCTCCTCGTGACCATCCCGTTGTTCGTCGCGCGCATCGTGTGGTTGATCGCGCGCGGGCGATTCCTCGAGCGGACGGCGCCCGACCAGGCGAACCACGTGCTCCACCAGCAGCAGGACATCGACGAGGGAAGGACGG
- a CDS encoding flavodoxin family protein: MTDTNVPDFSGLRALFINCTLKRSPATSNTQALIDASARLMRLRGVEVDTIRLVDHDVATGTSADMREEGWPADAWPDEIWPRVRAADILIVASPIWLGEIGSITKKLIERLDAMSSETNDRGQFAYYGKVGGAIITGNEDGLKHCAGKILFSLQHIGFTIAPASDPGWIGAVGPGPSYLDEESGGPETDFTNRSLTFATYNQLHLASMLKRAGGIPAYGNVVDAWERGERWDYVPNPEGLTSDG, translated from the coding sequence ATGACCGATACGAACGTGCCCGACTTCTCCGGCCTCCGCGCGCTCTTCATCAACTGCACGTTGAAGCGGAGTCCGGCGACGAGCAACACCCAGGCGCTCATCGACGCGAGCGCGCGCCTCATGCGGCTGCGCGGCGTCGAGGTCGACACCATCCGTCTCGTCGATCACGACGTCGCGACCGGAACCTCTGCGGACATGCGCGAGGAGGGGTGGCCCGCCGATGCGTGGCCCGACGAGATCTGGCCGAGGGTGCGCGCCGCCGACATCCTCATCGTGGCGAGCCCCATCTGGCTCGGCGAGATCGGCTCGATCACCAAGAAGCTCATCGAGCGACTCGACGCGATGTCGAGCGAGACCAACGACCGGGGCCAGTTCGCCTACTACGGCAAGGTCGGCGGCGCGATCATCACGGGCAACGAGGACGGGCTGAAGCACTGCGCGGGCAAGATCCTCTTCAGCCTGCAGCACATCGGCTTCACGATCGCTCCGGCCTCGGACCCAGGGTGGATCGGTGCCGTCGGTCCGGGGCCGAGCTACCTCGACGAGGAGTCGGGCGGTCCCGAGACCGACTTCACGAACCGCAGCCTCACCTTCGCGACGTACAACCAGCTCCATCTGGCGAGCATGCTGAAGCGCGCGGGCGGTATCCCGGCGTACGGCAACGTCGTCGACGCGTGGGAGCGCGGGGAGCGCTGGGACTACGTGCCCAACCCCGAAGGGCTCACGTCCGACGGGTAG
- a CDS encoding carbohydrate binding domain-containing protein: MAGAVVAVPLATAVPASAAGSVAVIADFEGGAPDGFFSYGSAGFGIVDVAADSAEAKPGQAEPTKVVSYGWDVSAPGSFGGVGQTFAGSRDYSAFDGVSLMVDGSGNGAAYQVEIFDGGPNADASERFDVTVVDDTDGWKEVRLPWSAFARATDYQPGGAPNDGLGLTSLWGYAIPAVNGADTIRVDDIAVYSDTEVTPSVSFTAPSASAIEGDALDVEVRLDIASSAPVTVELGATDGTAVAGEDYTDPATTIDFAPGETSRTVQLATTGDDAEEPTETFTLGLANPSGANLGSTAAFEVTILDDDGEVVGPPDGRTTIVDDHEAELVEGQAGGVPVGWFAAQDPSSTVAFERTDAAPAPVPGAPAGNHALRADYSVSSYGVVIRNFTNEAADAWTTEDWSTYEGIGFWMYGNGSGTDLFLDLLDNRTPGSTKDDAERFVVSFSDDWRGWRFLTFDFDEFSRKEIGNGAPNDGLTLTEMHGYAFGSLRTTTPQTFFYDDVLVYGEAEPPALALGFDRAGYEVEEGEAATGVVRLNRVAETDVTVDWASSATEARTATEDLSATADRDFTPASGTVTIPAGQREASIELPTLEDAKHEVDETFVVRLSEPEGAELGFGRTATVSIQDDDPADAGLVDDFESTPWRFDTTGDAELTTREIAAGDADSYLGQDAYEQVADFAHRGTATMSREFAGGEDWSDAEGISLMVNGTGKPTRITVGIQDDPAPDAGPATWELAWSDEFDGPAGSRANPENWTYETGGWGWGNDERQYYTDSTDNAALDGDGHLVITAREVDPATTDLECWYGPCEVTSARLITEQKQEFEYGRIESRVQLPEGSGIWPAVWSLGTDFREVGWPQTGEIDIMEYVGRLPNEIFGTIHGPGYSGGQSYGGIYDFGQPVPDGWHDFAVEWTPERITWEVDGIVYHEADPADVAPNEWVFDHPFSLITNVAVGGNFGGTPGDDLVFPQSLTVDYVRVYQAPDTAERFTASVVDRRAGWHEVTIPFDAFTRADEQPAGAPDDGLTLTDVRGYSLTFGGKGTTTLDRVRVE; encoded by the coding sequence GTGGCCGGCGCCGTCGTCGCCGTCCCATTGGCGACCGCCGTCCCGGCATCCGCGGCCGGTAGCGTCGCGGTCATCGCCGACTTCGAGGGCGGCGCGCCCGACGGCTTCTTCTCGTACGGCTCGGCGGGCTTCGGCATCGTCGACGTCGCCGCGGACTCGGCCGAGGCGAAGCCCGGTCAGGCCGAGCCGACGAAGGTCGTCTCGTACGGCTGGGATGTCAGCGCACCGGGCTCGTTCGGCGGCGTCGGGCAGACCTTCGCCGGCTCCCGCGACTACTCGGCCTTCGATGGCGTGAGCCTGATGGTCGACGGTTCCGGCAACGGCGCGGCGTACCAGGTCGAGATCTTCGACGGCGGCCCCAACGCCGACGCGTCCGAGCGGTTCGATGTGACGGTCGTCGACGACACCGACGGCTGGAAGGAGGTGCGCCTGCCGTGGTCGGCCTTCGCCCGGGCGACCGACTACCAGCCGGGCGGCGCGCCGAACGACGGCCTCGGCCTCACCTCGCTGTGGGGCTACGCCATCCCCGCCGTGAACGGCGCCGACACCATCCGTGTCGATGACATCGCCGTGTACTCCGACACCGAGGTCACGCCGTCGGTGTCGTTCACCGCCCCCTCCGCCTCGGCGATCGAGGGCGACGCGCTCGATGTCGAGGTGCGCCTCGACATCGCGTCGTCCGCGCCCGTGACGGTCGAGCTCGGTGCGACCGACGGCACGGCCGTCGCGGGCGAGGACTACACCGACCCCGCGACCACGATCGATTTCGCCCCGGGTGAGACGAGCCGTACCGTGCAGCTCGCCACCACGGGCGACGACGCCGAGGAGCCCACCGAGACGTTCACGCTCGGGCTCGCGAACCCGAGCGGGGCGAACCTCGGCTCGACGGCGGCGTTCGAGGTCACCATCCTCGACGACGACGGCGAGGTCGTCGGGCCGCCCGACGGTCGCACCACGATCGTCGACGACCACGAGGCCGAGCTCGTCGAGGGTCAGGCCGGCGGGGTGCCGGTCGGCTGGTTCGCCGCGCAGGACCCCAGCAGCACGGTCGCTTTCGAACGCACGGATGCCGCGCCCGCCCCGGTTCCCGGCGCGCCCGCCGGCAACCACGCGCTCCGCGCCGACTACTCGGTGTCGTCGTACGGCGTCGTCATCCGCAACTTCACGAACGAGGCTGCCGACGCGTGGACGACCGAGGACTGGTCGACCTACGAGGGCATCGGGTTCTGGATGTACGGCAACGGATCCGGCACCGACCTCTTCCTCGACCTGCTCGACAATCGCACGCCGGGCTCGACGAAGGACGACGCCGAGCGGTTCGTCGTGTCGTTCTCCGACGACTGGCGCGGATGGCGCTTCCTCACGTTCGACTTCGACGAGTTCTCGCGCAAGGAGATCGGCAACGGCGCGCCGAACGACGGGCTCACGCTCACCGAGATGCACGGCTACGCGTTCGGCTCGCTGCGCACCACGACGCCGCAGACCTTCTTCTACGACGACGTGCTGGTCTACGGCGAGGCCGAGCCGCCGGCTCTGGCGCTCGGGTTCGACCGCGCCGGTTACGAGGTCGAGGAAGGCGAGGCCGCCACGGGCGTCGTCCGCCTGAACCGCGTCGCCGAGACCGACGTGACCGTCGACTGGGCCTCGTCGGCGACCGAGGCGCGCACCGCGACCGAGGACCTCTCGGCCACGGCCGACCGCGACTTCACGCCCGCGAGCGGGACCGTCACGATCCCGGCCGGCCAGCGGGAGGCCTCGATCGAGCTGCCCACGCTCGAGGACGCCAAGCACGAGGTCGACGAGACGTTCGTCGTGCGGCTCTCCGAGCCGGAGGGCGCCGAGCTCGGCTTCGGCCGCACCGCCACCGTCAGCATCCAGGACGACGATCCGGCCGACGCCGGCCTCGTCGACGACTTCGAGTCGACCCCCTGGCGCTTCGACACGACGGGCGACGCCGAGCTGACCACGCGCGAGATCGCTGCGGGCGACGCCGACTCCTACCTGGGCCAGGACGCGTACGAGCAGGTCGCCGACTTCGCGCACCGCGGCACCGCCACCATGTCGCGCGAGTTCGCGGGTGGCGAGGACTGGTCGGACGCCGAGGGCATCAGCCTGATGGTGAACGGCACCGGCAAGCCCACGCGCATCACCGTCGGCATCCAGGACGACCCGGCGCCCGACGCGGGCCCGGCGACCTGGGAGCTCGCGTGGAGCGACGAGTTCGACGGCCCTGCCGGTTCGCGCGCCAACCCCGAGAACTGGACGTACGAGACCGGCGGATGGGGCTGGGGCAACGACGAGCGCCAGTACTACACCGACAGCACCGACAACGCGGCGCTCGACGGCGACGGCCACCTCGTCATCACGGCCCGCGAGGTCGATCCGGCCACGACCGACCTCGAGTGCTGGTACGGGCCGTGCGAGGTCACGTCGGCGCGCCTGATCACCGAGCAGAAGCAGGAGTTCGAGTACGGACGCATCGAGTCGCGAGTGCAGTTGCCCGAGGGCAGCGGCATCTGGCCCGCGGTGTGGTCGCTCGGCACCGACTTCCGCGAGGTCGGCTGGCCGCAGACGGGCGAGATCGACATCATGGAGTACGTCGGCCGGCTGCCCAACGAGATCTTCGGCACCATCCACGGGCCGGGCTACTCGGGCGGCCAGTCGTACGGCGGCATCTACGACTTCGGTCAGCCGGTGCCCGACGGATGGCACGACTTCGCCGTCGAGTGGACTCCCGAGCGCATCACGTGGGAGGTCGACGGCATCGTCTACCACGAGGCCGACCCGGCCGACGTCGCCCCGAACGAGTGGGTGTTCGACCACCCGTTCTCGCTCATCACGAACGTCGCCGTCGGCGGCAACTTCGGCGGCACGCCCGGTGACGACCTGGTGTTCCCGCAGTCGCTGACGGTCGACTACGTGCGCGTCTACCAGGCGCCCGACACCGCCGAGCGCTTCACCGCGAGCGTCGTCGACCGTCGCGCCGGATGGCACGAGGTCACGATCCCGTTCGACGCGTTCACCCGCGCCGACGAGCAGCCCGCCGGCGCGCCCGACGACGGGCTCACGCTCACCGACGTGCGGGGCTACTCGCTGACGTTCGGCGGCAAGGGCACGACGACGCTCGACCGCGTGCGAGTCGAGTAG
- a CDS encoding DUF3817 domain-containing protein, producing the protein MSPQRLFRSLAIAEAITWTLLIAGLILRATVGLDVAVVVGGSIHGFVFLAYAATVLLVGVNQRWSIGLMALGVVTAIVPYATVPFELWLVRRGRLEGDWRREAGDHPADGNVVNRLLRWGLGRPVLLTVLGVVGVAAVFTALLIVGPPGGREA; encoded by the coding sequence GTGTCACCCCAGCGTCTCTTCCGCAGCCTCGCGATCGCCGAGGCGATCACCTGGACCCTCCTCATCGCCGGCCTCATCCTCCGGGCGACCGTCGGCCTCGACGTGGCCGTCGTCGTCGGCGGCTCGATCCACGGGTTCGTGTTCCTCGCCTACGCCGCGACCGTGCTGCTCGTCGGCGTGAACCAGCGCTGGAGCATCGGTCTCATGGCGCTCGGCGTCGTGACGGCGATCGTGCCGTACGCGACGGTGCCGTTCGAGCTCTGGCTCGTGCGCCGTGGTCGCCTCGAGGGCGACTGGCGCCGCGAGGCGGGCGACCACCCCGCCGACGGCAACGTCGTGAACCGGCTGCTGCGCTGGGGCCTCGGCCGACCGGTGCTGCTCACCGTGCTCGGCGTGGTCGGCGTCGCGGCGGTCTTCACGGCGCTGCTCATCGTCGGCCCGCCCGGCGGACGCGAGGCCTGA
- a CDS encoding radical SAM protein — protein sequence MGVQNVAGALRDYRIHRYVNAFCPRCHEDDPDRDLDTVQRLSGWLAAYDDDSVWLERGCPEHGVVRTLYDESAEVLSYLEQWTAPTKWHAPDAGRNFKPVPSAYLDGLPAMQTQHTCILLEDLTDHCNLRCPTCFAESGPAATATAPLAEVLASVDDRLAKENGRLDVLMLSGGEPTLYPWLEQLVEQLVARPIVRILINSNGLRIANDDAFVEFLKLHRERVEVYLQYDGESPEASRFHRGADIRRFKERAIERLSAAGVFMTLTMTAAKGVNDGEIGAVIRRAMTTPYVGGVTIQPVFGSGRNSGIDPEDRLTHGGVLKRLEPQTNGEITWRDLTALPCSHPHCCSVGYFLLDDAKEWKSLTSIMGHDRLKGFLDLNPDLIANRIADSEVNTRMKEAVKHSLLDLFSEQSSLSHPSMSDIWRDICTNCDLGIGTLTKLATSALPGQHTRLRKFLGERVLRITVKPFMDMNTMIEERLTQCCVHVATVNDDTGAHQCAPFCALQAWAPLSRQRLSTATARNALDRAGDRSRVPLGEVIPVGEPA from the coding sequence ATGGGTGTGCAGAACGTCGCGGGAGCGCTGCGGGACTACCGCATCCACCGGTACGTGAACGCGTTCTGCCCAAGGTGCCACGAGGACGACCCCGATCGCGACCTCGACACCGTCCAGCGCCTCTCCGGCTGGCTGGCGGCCTACGACGACGACTCGGTGTGGCTCGAGCGCGGATGCCCCGAGCACGGGGTCGTGCGCACGCTCTACGACGAGTCCGCCGAAGTGCTCTCGTACCTCGAGCAGTGGACCGCGCCGACCAAGTGGCACGCCCCCGACGCCGGCCGAAACTTCAAGCCGGTGCCGAGCGCATACCTCGACGGGCTCCCGGCGATGCAGACGCAGCACACCTGCATCCTGCTCGAGGACCTCACCGACCACTGCAACCTGCGCTGCCCGACGTGCTTCGCGGAGTCCGGGCCGGCGGCCACGGCGACCGCCCCGCTCGCGGAGGTGCTCGCCTCCGTCGACGACCGGCTGGCGAAGGAGAACGGGCGACTCGACGTGCTCATGCTCTCCGGCGGCGAACCGACGCTCTACCCGTGGCTGGAGCAGCTCGTGGAGCAGTTGGTCGCGCGCCCCATCGTCCGCATCCTGATCAACTCGAACGGCCTGCGCATCGCGAACGACGACGCCTTCGTCGAGTTCCTGAAGCTGCACCGCGAACGCGTCGAGGTGTACCTGCAGTACGACGGCGAGAGTCCCGAGGCGTCGCGGTTCCATCGTGGGGCCGACATCCGTCGGTTCAAGGAACGCGCGATCGAGCGGCTGAGCGCGGCCGGCGTCTTCATGACCCTCACGATGACCGCGGCGAAGGGCGTGAACGACGGCGAGATCGGCGCAGTCATCCGCCGGGCGATGACGACGCCGTACGTGGGCGGCGTGACCATCCAGCCCGTGTTCGGTTCGGGCCGCAACTCCGGTATCGACCCCGAGGATCGCCTCACCCACGGCGGCGTGCTCAAGCGCCTGGAGCCGCAGACGAACGGCGAGATCACCTGGCGGGACCTCACGGCGCTGCCGTGCTCGCACCCGCACTGCTGCTCGGTCGGCTACTTCCTGCTCGACGATGCGAAGGAGTGGAAGTCGCTGACGAGCATCATGGGGCACGACCGGCTCAAGGGCTTCCTCGACCTCAATCCCGACCTCATCGCCAACCGCATCGCCGACAGTGAGGTGAACACGCGGATGAAGGAGGCGGTGAAGCACTCGTTGCTCGACCTGTTCAGCGAGCAGTCGAGCCTCTCGCACCCCTCGATGTCCGACATCTGGCGCGACATCTGCACCAACTGCGACCTCGGCATCGGCACGCTCACGAAGCTGGCGACGTCCGCGCTGCCCGGCCAGCACACGCGGTTGCGCAAGTTCCTCGGCGAGCGCGTCCTCCGCATCACGGTCAAGCCCTTCATGGACATGAACACGATGATCGAGGAGCGACTCACCCAATGCTGCGTCCACGTCGCCACGGTCAACGACGACACCGGAGCGCACCAGTGCGCGCCGTTCTGCGCCCTGCAGGCCTGGGCGCCGCTCTCGCGGCAGCGCCTCTCCACGGCCACGGCCCGCAATGCGCTCGATCGTGCCGGCGATCGGTCCCGCGTGCCCCTCGGGGAGGTCATCCCGGTCGGCGAGCCGGCGTGA
- a CDS encoding adenine phosphoribosyltransferase, giving the protein MHESEVRALVESKLATIPDFPEPGVVFRDLTPVFADGPAFHALAEALTTPFAGRFDVLAGVEARGFLLAGAASALCGAGVLPVRKAGKLPRAVIREEYALEYGTAALEVHEGELPPGSRVLIVDDVLATGGTVDAAARLVERAGWRVAGISVAIELEALDGRARLGDRYEIRSLLQF; this is encoded by the coding sequence ATGCACGAGTCCGAGGTCCGCGCCCTCGTCGAGTCGAAGCTCGCGACGATCCCCGACTTCCCCGAACCCGGCGTCGTGTTCCGCGACCTCACGCCCGTGTTCGCCGACGGACCGGCCTTCCACGCGCTCGCCGAGGCGTTGACGACGCCGTTCGCGGGTCGCTTCGACGTGCTCGCCGGCGTCGAGGCGCGCGGATTCCTGCTCGCAGGGGCCGCCTCGGCGCTGTGTGGCGCGGGCGTCCTGCCCGTCCGCAAGGCGGGCAAGCTCCCGCGCGCCGTGATCCGCGAGGAGTACGCGCTCGAGTACGGCACGGCAGCGCTCGAGGTGCACGAGGGTGAGCTGCCGCCCGGGTCGCGCGTGCTCATCGTCGACGACGTGCTCGCGACGGGCGGCACCGTCGACGCCGCGGCGCGCCTCGTCGAGCGGGCCGGATGGCGCGTCGCCGGCATCTCCGTCGCGATCGAGCTCGAGGCGCTCGACGGCCGGGCGCGGCTCGGCGACCGCTACGAGATCCGCAGCCTGCTGCAGTTCTGA